In Halorientalis sp. LT38, a genomic segment contains:
- a CDS encoding DUF7388 family protein — MMLREGALATTGIDAVAIKPAETDLSRAAALDHDVIVDYEGVEHLPDADALADLASDRSVRVTVPVRADGFDLFGDDGRWDWVPEGVGRILVAGHPAYLTETEQSRAVAPRFGAARERDPEAWVGTENIERMALAAGGTQFELLGRSTERDFHGLRAAGFSGSLAVYAPTVVTDDEDAILDAVGAYAARRKPVREALPDGAPTDATAEGRAREVLARAVEDYALVGDAATVARRVEALREAGADTVVGYPARGIDALTR; from the coding sequence ATCATGCTACGAGAGGGCGCCCTGGCGACGACGGGGATCGACGCGGTCGCGATCAAACCCGCGGAGACGGATCTCTCGCGAGCGGCCGCCCTCGACCACGACGTGATCGTGGACTACGAGGGGGTCGAGCACCTGCCCGACGCCGACGCGCTGGCCGACCTCGCGTCGGATCGCAGCGTCAGAGTGACCGTCCCGGTGCGCGCCGACGGGTTCGACCTCTTCGGTGACGACGGCCGCTGGGACTGGGTTCCCGAGGGCGTCGGTCGGATCCTGGTGGCGGGCCACCCGGCCTACCTGACGGAGACGGAGCAGTCGCGGGCGGTGGCCCCCCGGTTCGGTGCCGCCCGCGAGCGCGACCCGGAGGCGTGGGTGGGAACCGAGAACATCGAGCGGATGGCCCTCGCTGCCGGCGGGACGCAGTTCGAGTTGCTGGGACGGTCGACCGAGCGCGACTTCCACGGGCTCAGGGCGGCTGGCTTTTCGGGTTCGTTGGCCGTCTACGCCCCGACCGTCGTGACGGACGACGAGGACGCGATCCTCGACGCGGTCGGGGCCTACGCGGCCCGCCGAAAGCCCGTCCGCGAGGCGCTTCCCGACGGCGCCCCGACCGACGCGACGGCCGAGGGGCGGGCACGGGAGGTGCTCGCGCGTGCCGTCGAGGACTACGCGCTGGTGGGCGACGCCGCGACGGTCGCTCGCCGAGTCGAGGCGCTGCGCGAGGCCGGCGCCGACACCGTAGTCGGCTACCCGGCGCGCGGAATCGACGCTCTCACACGATGA
- a CDS encoding NAD(P)/FAD-dependent oxidoreductase yields the protein MTDSVAVVGGGAVGVTAALSLADRGAAVTLFERDEIAAESTGRAAGICYDAFAGRTDATVAGRAMTHFRDLAAETRFAFTDHPYVWLARTGDETRADAIREQVPRMRERGRDVTLLDPSALAAECPGLATDDVAVAAIARDAALADPAEYAAVVAERARAAGATIRTETEARVKTDPAVETAAGTERFDAVLVAAGAHTRHLLAEAGVAVPIKAYRVQATVTDPFPASAELPTLYDATQEFYWRPREVCEGGHDGRPTGGRRRPREGGLLVGDGTEKRDFDPEDWDRTADDAFVASAIDRVDAALASDADGPAGSGRAWAGLCTATPDRDPLQGELESDLFVAAGWHGHGFMRAPALGRTVAGQMLGDDGIDAFDPRRFDGDEAFAVVEGMTVD from the coding sequence ATGACCGACTCGGTGGCCGTCGTCGGCGGCGGGGCGGTGGGCGTGACCGCCGCCCTGTCACTCGCCGACCGCGGCGCGGCCGTGACGCTGTTCGAGCGGGACGAGATCGCCGCCGAGAGCACGGGCCGCGCCGCGGGCATCTGTTACGACGCCTTCGCCGGCCGGACCGACGCAACCGTGGCCGGTCGAGCGATGACCCACTTTCGCGACCTGGCCGCCGAAACCCGGTTCGCGTTCACCGACCACCCCTACGTCTGGCTGGCCCGGACCGGCGACGAGACGCGAGCCGACGCCATCCGCGAACAGGTCCCGCGAATGCGCGAGCGGGGCCGTGACGTGACGCTCCTCGACCCGTCTGCGCTGGCCGCCGAGTGTCCCGGCTTGGCGACCGACGACGTGGCGGTCGCGGCGATCGCTCGCGACGCGGCGCTCGCCGACCCCGCCGAGTACGCCGCCGTCGTCGCGGAGCGAGCGCGTGCGGCCGGGGCGACGATCCGAACGGAGACCGAGGCGAGGGTGAAGACCGACCCGGCCGTCGAGACCGCCGCGGGCACGGAGCGGTTCGACGCGGTGCTGGTCGCGGCAGGGGCGCACACGCGTCACCTGCTGGCCGAGGCGGGCGTCGCCGTGCCGATCAAGGCCTACCGCGTACAGGCGACCGTGACCGACCCGTTCCCGGCGAGTGCCGAGCTTCCGACGCTGTACGACGCTACGCAGGAGTTCTACTGGCGTCCGCGCGAGGTGTGCGAGGGCGGGCACGACGGCCGTCCGACAGGCGGCCGTCGGCGTCCGCGCGAGGGCGGTTTGCTGGTCGGCGACGGCACGGAGAAGCGGGACTTCGACCCCGAGGACTGGGACCGGACGGCCGACGACGCGTTCGTCGCGTCGGCGATAGACCGGGTCGACGCGGCGCTCGCATCCGACGCCGACGGGCCGGCGGGGAGCGGGCGGGCCTGGGCCGGCCTCTGCACCGCGACGCCGGACCGGGACCCGCTGCAGGGGGAACTCGAATCGGACCTGTTCGTCGCCGCGGGCTGGCACGGCCACGGGTTCATGCGCGCTCCGGCGCTGGGGCGGACCGTCGCCGGGCAGATGCTCGGTGACGACGGGATCGACGCGTTCGACCCGCGTCGGTTCGACGGGGACGAAGCGTTCGCGGTCGTGGAAGGGATGACCGTCGACTAG
- a CDS encoding DUF7109 family protein — protein sequence MDVTGDELAGVVDLFDALTSTELRRALAELAYRCGEEVEPEYFDGDVAAALATYHLVAVEPADAEEPLLVAGPVAFPELPGDATDLPHMLDVPDRSVDRADLATAAENRFRADAEKAIDAGDEERIRELLDVSYELEVWAPVDVGETRQRLDDALA from the coding sequence ATGGACGTGACGGGCGACGAGCTGGCCGGCGTCGTCGACCTGTTCGACGCGCTGACGAGTACGGAACTGCGGCGGGCGCTGGCGGAACTGGCCTATCGCTGCGGCGAGGAGGTCGAACCGGAGTACTTCGACGGTGACGTCGCGGCGGCGCTCGCGACCTACCACCTCGTCGCGGTCGAGCCGGCCGACGCCGAGGAGCCGTTGCTGGTCGCCGGGCCGGTCGCCTTCCCGGAACTCCCGGGCGACGCGACGGACCTGCCGCACATGCTGGACGTGCCCGACCGAAGCGTCGACCGCGCGGACCTGGCGACGGCCGCCGAGAACCGGTTCCGGGCCGACGCCGAGAAGGCCATCGACGCCGGGGACGAGGAGCGCATCCGGGAACTGCTCGACGTGAGCTACGAACTCGAGGTGTGGGCGCCGGTCGACGTCGGGGAGACCCGGCAGCGACTGGACGACGCGTTAGCATGA
- a CDS encoding glycosyl transferase family 2 has protein sequence MEYVQERVATLHAFADRVPEAPTESAAVVVPLTEREHASLAAERVLTTLDRVDPARVVVALRASEDRVDTVARWLDSFELGPEVLWCNAPEVQEALGEAGLNGPAGKGRDVWLALGLAAQEEYVAVHDADATTYSRAHVPRLLFPLANGYDFSKGYYARVENERLYGRLFRLFYTPLVRALGDQADAPIVDYLASFRYALAGEFAATSDLVRRLRPPRGWGLEVGTLGDAFDAAGFSGTAQVDLGRHEHDHRAVGGPQGLGDMCREVATALFHAVEDAGVDPDYERLRERYRETADDLVDHYGTDAAFNGFEFDAAGEREQVATYAEAVSPPGEDDRLPAWAETSLDPETVRRAARRGLDRAADR, from the coding sequence ATGGAGTACGTCCAGGAGCGGGTGGCGACGCTCCACGCGTTCGCGGATCGGGTTCCGGAGGCCCCCACCGAGAGCGCCGCCGTCGTCGTCCCACTGACCGAGCGGGAGCACGCCAGCCTCGCCGCCGAACGCGTGCTCACGACGCTCGACCGGGTCGACCCCGCACGCGTCGTCGTCGCGTTGCGGGCCAGCGAGGACCGCGTCGACACCGTCGCGCGCTGGCTCGACTCCTTCGAGCTGGGGCCGGAAGTGCTCTGGTGCAACGCGCCAGAAGTCCAGGAGGCACTCGGCGAGGCCGGGCTGAACGGCCCCGCCGGGAAGGGTCGTGACGTCTGGCTGGCGCTGGGACTCGCAGCCCAGGAGGAGTACGTCGCCGTCCACGACGCCGACGCGACGACCTACTCACGCGCCCACGTCCCCCGCCTGCTCTTCCCGCTCGCGAACGGCTACGACTTCTCGAAGGGCTACTACGCCCGCGTCGAGAACGAGCGGCTCTACGGCCGCCTCTTCCGGCTGTTCTACACGCCGCTGGTGCGGGCGCTGGGCGACCAGGCCGACGCGCCGATCGTCGACTACCTCGCGAGTTTCCGGTACGCGCTGGCCGGAGAGTTCGCGGCCACGAGCGACCTCGTACGCCGGCTCCGGCCCCCACGAGGCTGGGGACTGGAGGTCGGGACGCTCGGCGACGCCTTCGACGCAGCGGGCTTTTCCGGTACCGCACAGGTCGACCTCGGGCGCCACGAGCACGACCATCGCGCCGTCGGCGGCCCGCAGGGGCTGGGGGACATGTGTCGCGAGGTCGCGACCGCCCTGTTCCACGCCGTCGAGGACGCCGGCGTCGACCCGGACTACGAGCGGCTGCGTGAGCGCTACCGGGAGACGGCGGACGACCTCGTGGACCACTACGGGACCGACGCGGCGTTCAACGGGTTCGAGTTCGATGCCGCGGGCGAGCGCGAGCAGGTCGCCACCTACGCCGAGGCCGTCTCGCCGCCCGGCGAGGACGACCGGTTGCCAGCGTGGGCCGAGACGTCGCTCGATCCGGAGACGGTGCGGCGGGCGGCCCGGCGGGGGCTGGACCGCGCAGCCGATCGGTAA
- a CDS encoding NUDIX hydrolase, translated as MDLERVGNFRATGVSDEEREAAVLAPVIVRDGSEHLLFTKRADHLGEHPGQMSFPGGGREPSDADLQETALREANEEIGLDPSEADIVGRIDDIRTVTRYSVRPFVGTIPDRTYTPDEREVAEIAVLSVAALTDMANYESERRDHPHYGDIRLHFFHVDGYTVWGATARILVQLLELTTDWEMPAEADREVDPDADLPM; from the coding sequence ATGGACCTGGAGCGGGTCGGGAACTTCCGGGCGACCGGAGTGAGCGACGAGGAGCGCGAGGCCGCCGTGCTCGCGCCGGTCATCGTCCGTGACGGGAGTGAACACCTGCTTTTCACCAAGCGCGCGGACCACCTCGGCGAGCACCCGGGCCAGATGAGTTTCCCGGGTGGCGGCCGGGAGCCAAGCGACGCCGACCTCCAGGAGACCGCACTCCGGGAGGCCAACGAGGAGATCGGCCTCGACCCGTCGGAGGCGGACATCGTCGGCCGGATCGACGACATCCGCACGGTCACGCGCTACTCCGTCCGCCCGTTCGTCGGGACGATCCCGGACCGGACGTACACGCCCGACGAGCGCGAAGTCGCCGAGATCGCGGTGCTGTCGGTCGCGGCGCTGACGGACATGGCGAACTACGAGTCCGAACGGCGCGACCACCCCCACTACGGCGACATTCGCCTGCACTTCTTCCACGTCGACGGCTACACCGTCTGGGGCGCGACCGCCCGCATCCTCGTGCAGTTGCTGGAGTTGACCACCGACTGGGAGATGCCGGCGGAGGCCGACCGGGAGGTCGACCCGGACGCCGACCTCCCGATGTGA
- a CDS encoding Hsp20/alpha crystallin family protein encodes MIRELGRSIGTTVMETVGRAASRVQERRPLPVDLLESDDAYLAVFDAPGATSSDVQVRFDDNAVVVRIDRFRDFYEGFEMLVPGRGLSLDGRVSLPADTVVDPDDADATLRRNGTLEVRVPKDGRAAPSTAGEETPVDEESPSDPGDATVPTTDADADE; translated from the coding sequence ATGATTCGGGAACTCGGCCGTTCCATCGGGACCACGGTGATGGAGACCGTCGGCCGCGCGGCCAGTCGCGTCCAGGAGCGCCGGCCGCTCCCGGTCGACCTGCTCGAGTCCGACGACGCCTACCTGGCGGTGTTCGACGCCCCCGGTGCCACCAGCAGCGACGTCCAGGTCCGGTTCGACGACAACGCCGTCGTGGTCCGGATCGACCGCTTCCGCGACTTCTACGAGGGCTTCGAGATGCTCGTCCCCGGCCGCGGCCTCTCGCTCGACGGCCGCGTCTCGCTGCCCGCTGACACCGTCGTCGACCCCGACGACGCCGACGCCACCCTGCGACGGAACGGGACGCTCGAGGTCCGCGTCCCCAAGGACGGCCGGGCCGCGCCGTCGACCGCCGGCGAGGAAACGCCCGTCGACGAGGAGTCGCCGTCCGACCCCGGAGACGCGACGGTGCCGACGACGGACGCAGACGCAGACGAGTAG
- a CDS encoding DUF7559 family protein: protein MPKTLEVRCTSGDCELDMFQLHYTYDMPDEVGVADFACPYCGETDDLEEIEL, encoded by the coding sequence ATGCCCAAAACGCTCGAAGTCCGGTGCACGAGCGGGGACTGCGAACTCGACATGTTCCAGCTACACTACACCTACGACATGCCCGACGAGGTGGGGGTCGCCGATTTCGCCTGCCCCTACTGCGGCGAGACGGACGACCTGGAGGAGATCGAACTATGA
- a CDS encoding DUF429 domain-containing protein yields the protein MSIHGVDFSGAAQAGHGTWIAEASVSDGDLRIESCRSAADRFGVAERAPCLGQLVEFLRETETVGLDFPFGVPATIHDRDSWEGAVEWVATVATGADGFQETCRSRAREATDGERADLRRETDGPVGALSPYGSHVWKQTFYGIRDVLAPLARTDAVAVRPMQEGGDVALCEVYPAATLASCDLPAAEYKSGNERARERRRAIVEGLEAETPLAFAGRVRAELIEDAGGDALDATVAALAAYRAREADFEPDRPWNPVEGYIYV from the coding sequence ATGTCCATCCACGGCGTCGACTTCAGCGGCGCGGCCCAGGCCGGCCACGGCACCTGGATCGCCGAGGCCTCGGTATCGGACGGCGACCTCCGGATCGAGTCCTGCCGCTCCGCGGCGGACCGCTTCGGCGTCGCCGAGCGCGCGCCCTGTCTCGGCCAACTCGTCGAGTTCCTCCGGGAGACCGAGACGGTCGGCCTCGACTTCCCGTTCGGCGTCCCGGCGACGATCCACGACCGCGACTCCTGGGAGGGGGCCGTCGAGTGGGTCGCCACGGTCGCGACCGGCGCCGACGGGTTCCAGGAGACCTGTCGCTCCCGGGCGCGCGAGGCGACCGACGGCGAGCGAGCCGACCTGCGCCGCGAGACGGACGGCCCCGTCGGCGCGCTCTCGCCGTACGGCAGCCACGTCTGGAAGCAGACCTTCTACGGGATCCGGGACGTGCTCGCCCCGCTCGCGCGCACTGACGCGGTCGCCGTCCGGCCCATGCAGGAAGGCGGCGACGTGGCGCTCTGTGAGGTCTACCCCGCCGCGACGCTGGCGAGTTGCGACCTGCCCGCCGCCGAGTACAAGTCAGGGAACGAGCGCGCCCGCGAGCGCCGCCGCGCCATCGTCGAGGGACTGGAGGCGGAGACGCCGCTGGCGTTCGCCGGTCGCGTGCGCGCCGAGTTGATCGAGGACGCCGGCGGCGACGCGCTTGACGCGACGGTCGCCGCGCTCGCGGCCTACCGCGCCCGCGAGGCCGACTTCGAGCCGGATCGGCCCTGGAACCCGGTCGAGGGCTACATCTACGTCTAG